The following are encoded together in the Deltaproteobacteria bacterium genome:
- a CDS encoding MFS transporter, giving the protein MQENDKKQSTKNIKDFLWVNFLYFTQGLPFTFLRTTVVPAFLKSMGESNHVVGFTSLLGIPYTFKFLWSPFVDLFWKKRSWTLCLQALLLAVLVLMSFIVVMPNAKVFWWVAFGLCAFLSATSDIAIDGFYLEALDEEKQAAFAGVRTMAYRVAMILGSSIPLVIAERVNWFWAFMSCAVLYGICFLYNLFFLPRDTHLTLAPNNIEICDSLREEAKIQKYFQEYGRAFLTYLEQKKIILIISFVIIYKLGDAMLFAMNTPFLLDLGITKEQLGWIGGTLGKIGSIAGSLAGGWWVSRIGLKKGLWQSALFMNFTILVYGVLALAKMHLWEVAAIHFLEQFAAGIGATAFVIFQMRTCSKEFKASHYAISTSLIAFGPMISGPIGGYLSEWLIHKDGLHLGYAYYFLFCFLASLPGLALIHFLPWEEERFKK; this is encoded by the coding sequence ATGCAAGAAAACGACAAAAAGCAATCCACTAAAAACATAAAGGATTTTCTCTGGGTCAATTTTCTTTATTTCACCCAGGGCCTTCCTTTCACTTTTTTACGAACCACGGTGGTGCCGGCTTTCCTCAAAAGCATGGGTGAGAGCAATCATGTGGTGGGCTTTACTTCACTATTGGGTATTCCTTACACCTTCAAATTTTTGTGGAGTCCCTTCGTCGATCTGTTTTGGAAGAAGCGTTCCTGGACCTTGTGTTTACAAGCCTTGCTGCTGGCAGTCTTGGTACTCATGTCTTTTATTGTGGTGATGCCTAATGCCAAGGTATTTTGGTGGGTGGCATTTGGATTGTGTGCCTTCTTGAGTGCGACGAGCGATATTGCTATTGATGGATTTTACCTCGAAGCCCTGGATGAAGAAAAACAGGCCGCCTTCGCGGGTGTGAGAACCATGGCTTACCGGGTGGCAATGATACTCGGAAGTTCAATCCCTCTGGTCATTGCCGAAAGAGTAAACTGGTTTTGGGCCTTTATGAGTTGTGCTGTTTTGTATGGAATTTGTTTCTTGTATAACCTCTTCTTCTTGCCGAGGGACACTCACCTCACCCTAGCCCCCAATAATATCGAGATCTGCGACTCTCTTCGAGAAGAGGCTAAGATTCAAAAATATTTTCAAGAATATGGCCGCGCTTTTTTGACTTATTTGGAACAGAAAAAAATCATTCTCATTATCAGTTTCGTCATTATTTATAAATTAGGCGATGCGATGCTATTCGCCATGAACACCCCTTTTTTATTGGATTTGGGAATCACAAAAGAACAACTGGGTTGGATTGGGGGAACTTTAGGAAAAATTGGATCCATTGCTGGAAGCTTGGCTGGGGGCTGGTGGGTATCCCGAATAGGGCTTAAAAAGGGGCTCTGGCAGTCGGCGCTTTTTATGAATTTTACCATCCTGGTCTATGGGGTCTTAGCACTCGCAAAAATGCATTTGTGGGAAGTAGCTGCAATTCATTTCTTGGAACAATTTGCAGCCGGCATAGGTGCCACGGCCTTTGTGATTTTTCAGATGCGAACCTGCAGCAAGGAATTCAAAGCCTCCCACTATGCAATTTCGACTTCCCTCATCGCCTTCGGTCCCATGATTTCTGGGCCTATTGGCGGATACCTCAGCGAATGGCTGATTCATAAAGATGGCCTACACCTGGGCTATGCCTATTACTTTTTATTTTGTTTTTTGGCCTCTCTTCCCGGTTTGGCCTTGATTCATTTTTTACCCTGGGAGGAGGAGCGATTCAAAAAGTAG